Proteins encoded by one window of Dryocola sp. LX212:
- a CDS encoding HAD family hydrolase, producing the protein MKIIWFDFGGVLSPSIPELFDSYYEKTGIPAQLLHKAMKSVADEMNMDVLAPIEIAAITEQEWGTKLRKHLQTIAPEIDLSKARLEHFGEQWFDGIKPNPHMIALFHQVRSSGLKAGILTNNVVEWESHWKRVVGITDQADIIIDSCKIGFRKPQSEIFVIAAREAGVRPEECLLIDDVEDNCSAANQMGWKSVHFRESASVVAQVSDLLLTREGAMI; encoded by the coding sequence ATGAAAATAATCTGGTTTGATTTTGGCGGTGTGCTATCTCCGTCTATCCCTGAACTGTTCGATTCTTATTATGAAAAAACCGGCATCCCTGCGCAGTTGTTACATAAGGCAATGAAATCAGTTGCAGATGAAATGAATATGGATGTTCTGGCCCCTATCGAAATAGCAGCGATTACTGAGCAGGAATGGGGAACAAAACTTCGAAAACATCTGCAGACAATTGCACCAGAGATTGATTTATCAAAAGCCAGACTCGAGCACTTTGGTGAACAATGGTTTGATGGTATTAAGCCTAATCCTCACATGATCGCGTTATTCCATCAGGTCAGATCTTCCGGCCTGAAAGCCGGTATTCTCACCAATAATGTGGTGGAATGGGAAAGTCACTGGAAGCGCGTTGTGGGTATCACCGATCAGGCAGATATTATCATTGATTCCTGCAAGATTGGTTTCCGTAAGCCTCAGTCTGAAATTTTCGTTATTGCAGCCCGTGAGGCCGGCGTCCGGCCTGAAGAGTGCCTGCTGATTGATGATGTTGAGGATAACTGTTCAGCTGCAAATCAGATGGGCTGGAAGAGTGTCCACTTCCGCGAAAGCGCCAGTGTAGTGGCGCAAGTCAGTGACTTATTGCTGACAAGGGAGGGCGCGATGATATGA
- a CDS encoding ArsR/SmtB family transcription factor: protein MKKESTMEQNTLDIIKVFKALADPVRLLIVRELLADQPGAERHCSTFGLTVTRATRSHHFKVLRETGLISVVDKGNMAVAVLRREDIERELPGLITLIQHTNK, encoded by the coding sequence ATGAAAAAAGAGAGCACTATGGAGCAAAATACTCTTGATATTATTAAGGTTTTCAAAGCGCTGGCTGACCCGGTGAGACTGTTGATCGTGCGTGAATTGCTGGCCGACCAGCCGGGAGCTGAGCGCCATTGTTCCACTTTTGGGTTGACGGTAACGCGTGCCACACGCTCACATCACTTTAAGGTACTACGTGAAACAGGATTGATTAGTGTAGTTGATAAGGGGAATATGGCAGTAGCTGTACTGCGCAGGGAGGACATAGAAAGAGAGCTTCCGGGGCTTATCACCCTCATTCAACATACCAACAAATGA
- a CDS encoding AfsA-related hotdog domain-containing protein, giving the protein MSFTESAVDELIIETGSYNYQSTIPKSCVHRAAIGEVFLTDIRKINDNKYITAGYLPKSHIYFNDLNSNVTGKKVYDAILLLEICRQSSIYVTHNFFDVPYSAKFVFDDADFTLLESEIEYKESCSNVIIEVNVIERKHRKMTLTGLIFQMDIYVDGNLCARKEMNISWMEVLKWNRLRSNRPQECYNTMIHQRASALSVGRQLPLNVVISNIQLNKDTGTTTLVIDQNHPSIFDHHLDHVPGMLLIEAFRQTAIVTMQHYFDTLNDHLVISRYRINFQRFCEFNLPVYCHIDVGNILNTKNEEHIIIPMIISQGDNVISQAELTVTNKK; this is encoded by the coding sequence ATGTCTTTTACTGAAAGTGCAGTCGATGAGTTGATCATCGAGACCGGTTCGTATAACTATCAAAGTACGATACCTAAGTCGTGTGTTCATCGTGCAGCGATAGGGGAGGTTTTTTTAACGGACATCAGGAAGATTAACGATAATAAATATATTACTGCTGGATACCTTCCCAAATCTCATATTTACTTTAATGACCTGAACTCTAACGTCACTGGCAAAAAAGTTTATGATGCAATTCTCCTCCTGGAGATATGTCGCCAGTCCTCTATTTACGTCACACACAATTTCTTTGATGTACCTTATAGTGCTAAGTTTGTATTTGATGATGCCGATTTCACATTACTGGAAAGCGAAATAGAGTATAAAGAAAGCTGTTCAAATGTCATCATCGAAGTCAACGTCATTGAACGTAAACACAGAAAAATGACATTGACCGGCCTTATATTCCAAATGGACATTTATGTGGACGGCAATCTTTGTGCACGGAAAGAGATGAATATTTCATGGATGGAAGTCCTTAAATGGAATCGCCTGCGTAGTAATAGGCCCCAAGAATGTTACAATACTATGATTCACCAACGGGCATCAGCTCTCTCTGTGGGCCGCCAGTTGCCGCTGAACGTCGTGATAAGCAATATCCAGTTGAACAAAGATACAGGTACTACGACGCTGGTCATTGATCAGAATCATCCCTCCATATTCGATCACCATCTGGATCATGTGCCTGGAATGTTATTAATAGAAGCCTTCAGGCAGACAGCAATAGTCACCATGCAGCACTATTTTGATACATTGAATGACCATCTGGTTATTAGTCGCTACAGAATTAACTTTCAACGCTTTTGTGAATTCAACCTCCCTGTGTACTGTCATATTGATGTTGGTAATATATTAAATACAAAAAATGAAGAGCACATCATTATTCCAATGATCATTTCTCAGGGCGATAATGTCATCTCGCAGGCTGAGCTAACTGTTACAAACAAAAAATAA
- a CDS encoding cytochrome P450 encodes MLVPATYQQPGKIRLLSGHEAWHVINYHEVKKILTSNACLRAPSNLPDAPSILPTLTPKDLLLNLDFPHHSRMKRFVAKDYSASSLAWLIPHTKDAIETLWHHVKDYREFDLYQEVLDPLAVQINCLLLGIPVEEKDYFRVLSVTVQKASAHKVDELITRFTELYEYLFEHVRGLRPHSEEGMIARFMSMRDSSSPPLSDEELTALLLGSLLGGDQNTLTVMTKIFYAMLFTGSLWKQVVAYPDTTEQVVNELIRLTNLGTASAFPRICSEPVELASVCIPAGATIYPDVYLANRDPSVYAEPRVIDPFRDGPRHLQFGYGMHHCMGQELAKLEICAAIRTIAQLAPDLKLSAEIPPENYQWDEGIILRRPAQLPVCLTGITEKVN; translated from the coding sequence GTGCTGGTTCCGGCAACTTATCAACAGCCGGGTAAAATACGACTTCTCAGCGGACATGAAGCCTGGCATGTCATCAATTATCATGAGGTCAAAAAAATACTGACCAGCAATGCCTGCCTCCGGGCACCCTCCAACCTGCCTGATGCCCCCAGTATTTTACCGACCCTGACCCCAAAAGATTTACTGCTGAATCTTGATTTTCCCCATCATTCACGCATGAAGCGTTTTGTGGCAAAGGATTACAGTGCCAGTAGTCTGGCATGGCTTATTCCTCATACAAAAGATGCGATAGAAACACTTTGGCATCATGTCAAAGACTACCGGGAATTCGATTTATATCAGGAGGTGCTTGATCCACTGGCAGTGCAAATCAACTGTCTGTTACTGGGGATCCCTGTTGAAGAAAAAGATTATTTCCGTGTGTTGAGCGTAACGGTCCAAAAAGCCAGTGCACATAAGGTGGATGAACTTATCACCCGGTTTACGGAATTGTACGAATATCTTTTCGAACATGTCAGAGGTCTTCGCCCGCACAGTGAAGAGGGGATGATCGCACGATTTATGTCTATGCGGGACAGTTCATCGCCCCCATTGAGTGACGAAGAACTTACTGCACTTCTGCTCGGATCATTATTGGGTGGTGACCAGAATACGCTCACGGTAATGACCAAAATATTCTATGCCATGCTGTTCACTGGCAGCTTATGGAAACAGGTTGTTGCGTATCCAGATACGACAGAGCAGGTGGTGAATGAACTGATCCGCCTGACCAACCTCGGAACTGCATCAGCCTTCCCGCGTATTTGCTCAGAGCCGGTAGAACTGGCCAGCGTCTGCATCCCGGCCGGCGCGACAATTTATCCGGACGTCTATCTTGCTAACCGTGATCCTTCAGTTTATGCCGAACCACGGGTTATCGATCCTTTCCGCGATGGACCACGACATTTGCAGTTTGGGTATGGCATGCACCATTGCATGGGCCAGGAACTGGCAAAACTGGAAATTTGTGCTGCCATCCGGACGATTGCACAGCTTGCCCCTGATTTAAAATTGTCAGCTGAAATCCCGCCAGAAAATTATCAGTGGGATGAGGGGATCATCCTCCGGAGACCAGCCCAACTTCCGGTGTGTCTTACCGGTATTACAGAAAAGGTTAACTAA